Proteins encoded in a region of the Falco rusticolus isolate bFalRus1 chromosome 10, bFalRus1.pri, whole genome shotgun sequence genome:
- the MPEG1 gene encoding macrophage-expressed gene 1 protein: MGWALSRVPLAWVLVAWVRGAEQSQELSSSAGFSECKAALKLPSLEVLPGGGWDNLRNLDMGRVINLGYSLCKTTEDGSYIIPDEVFTIPRKQSNLDINSEIIESWKDYQSITSASINLELSLFSSINGKFSYDFHRAKTHQVKDHAVTTRVQVRNLVYTAKISPGAVLDKGFKKQLLTIASHLENNQTRMADFLAEVLVLNYGTHTITSVDAGACLVQEDQIKATFLKDSWATRSAVTASAGMAFHSIISVKNTESLDVSSGFTKQYLENRTNSRVESIGGTPFYPGITLKTWQEGIRNQLVALDRSGLPLYFFINPSTLPELPTPMVKKLARHVDMAIRRYYTFNTYPGCTDATSPNFNFHANADDGSCEGAMNNFTFGGVFQECTGLAGPDTSMLCRGLEQRNPLTGAFSCPTTYTPVLLGAQEREEGHSHLECHNKCILGIFCHRECQDIFWLSRVQFSAYWCAPSGPVAPSSGYLFGGLFSTHSTNSITGAQSCPSGYFPLKLFDELRVCVSLDYERGGQYAVPFGGFFSCQAGNPLAGQHQGTAEDPHAKSCPPGFSQHLALISDSCQVEYCVQAGIFTGGSLPPARLPPFTRPPANLPAIDTVLVSSKDGDRAWVRDGQSHMWRLAQPEEIQHAAEMVRGQVLTGGKVAGITVAVLAGLTTILATICYSHRRYKVRGYRAMGEGDSLAAASPNNSTVLTVGEAYQEQPVGLTA; the protein is encoded by the coding sequence ATGGGCTGGGCGCTGAGCAGGGTCCCGCTTGCCTGGGTGTTGGTGGCTTGGGTAAGAGGGGCTGAGCAGTCACAGGAGCTATCCTCCTCTGCAGGGTTTTCAGAGTGCAAGGCGGCCCTGAAGCTCCCAAGTCTGGAAGTTCTgccgggggggggctgggaTAACCTCAGGAATTTGGATATGGGCAGAGTCATCAACCTGGGCTACTCACTGTGCAAGACCACGGAAGACGGATCTTATATCATCCCAGATGAGGTCTTCACTATCCCTCGCAAGCAGAGCAACCTGGACATCAACTCCGAGATCATCGAGTCCTGGAAAGATTACCAAAGCATCACCTCTGCCTCCATCAACCTGGAGCTGTCCCTCTTCTCCTCCATCAATGGCAAGTTCTCCTACGACTTCCACCGGGCCAAGACCCACCAAGTGAAAGACCATGCTGTCACCACCCGAGTGCAAGTTAGGAACCTGGTTTACACTGCCAAGATCAGCCCAGGGGCAGTCCTGGACAAGGGCttcaagaagcagctgctgacCATCGCCAGCCACCTGGAAAACAACCAGACACGGATGGCTGATTTTCTGGCTGAGGTGCTGGTGCTTAACTATGGCACACACACCATCACCTCTGTGGATGCCGGAGCCTGCTTGGTGCAGGAGGATCAGATCAAGGCAACCTTCCTGAAGGACAGCTGGGCCACACGGAGTGCTGTCACCGCCTCGGCTGGCATGGCCTTCCACAGCATCATCAGTGTGAAAAACACAGAGTCCCTGGATGTCAGCTCTGGCTTCACCAAGCAGTATCTGGAGAACCGCACCAACTCCAGGGTAGAGAGCATTGGTGGGACCCCCTTTTACCCAGGCATTACCCTCAAGACCTGGCAGGAGGGGATCAGGAACCAGCTGGTGGCTCTTGACCGCTCAGGGCTGCCCCTGTACTTCTTCATCAatcccagcaccctgccagagctgcccaCCCCCATGGTGAAGAAGCTGGCCAGGCACGTGGATATGGCTATCCGCCGCTACTACACCTTCAACACCTACCCAGGCTGCACCGATGCCACCTCGCCCAACTTCAACTTCCATGCCAATGCTGATGATGGCTCCTGCGAGGGTGCCATGAACAACTTCACCTTTGGGGGAGTCTTCCAGGAGTGTACCGGGCTGGCCGGCCCTGACACCAGCATGCTGTGccgggggctggagcagaggaaccCCCTCACTGGTGCTTtctcctgccccaccacctacactccagtgctgctgggcGCGCAGGAGCGGGAGGAAGGCCATAGCCATCTGGAGTGCCACAACAAGTGCATCCTGGGCATCTTCTGTCACCGCGAGTGCCAGGACATCTTCTGGCTCTCCCGGGTGCAATTCAGCGCCTACTGGTGTGCCCCGAGCGGGCCAGTGGCCCCAAGCTCAGGATACCTATTTGGGGGGCTGttcagcacccacagcaccaaCTCCATCACTGGTGCTCAGTCCTGCCCCTCAGGGTACTTCCCACTGAAGCTCTTCGATGAGCTCAGGGTGTGTGTGAGCCTGGATTATGAGCGAGGTGGCCAGTACGCAGTGCCCTTCGGGGGCTTCttcagctgccaggcagggaaCCCCTTGGCGGGGCAGCACCAGGGCACTGCTGAGGACCCCCATGCCAAGAGCTGCCCCCCAGGCTTCAGCCAGCACTTGGCACTCATCAGCGATAGCTGTCAGGTGGAGTACTGCGTCCAGGCTGGCATCTTCACAGGGGGCTCACTGCCACCTGCCCGTCTGCCACCCTTCACCCGGCCCCCTGCCAACCTGCCAGCCATCGACACTGTGCTGGTGAGCAGCAAGGACGGGGACAGGGCCTGGGTCAGGGATGGGCAGAGCCACATGTGGCGGCTGGCGCAGCCAGAAGAGATCCAGCACGCGGCAGAGATGGTGAGGGGCCAGGTGCTGACAGGGGGCAAGGTGGCTGGCATCACTGTGGCAGTCCTGGCAGGGCTGACCACCATCCTGGCGACGATCTGCTACAGCCACCGGAGGTACAAGGTGAGGGGGTACCGCGCAATGGGTGAAGGGGACAGCCTAGCTGCTGCAAGCCCCAACAACAGCACTGTGCTGACCGTGGGCGAGGCGTACCAGGAGCAGCCAGTGGGACTGACAGCGTAA